From Solanum stenotomum isolate F172 chromosome 2, ASM1918654v1, whole genome shotgun sequence:
gtggtacctcatattacgctaaacttcgaactcactcaacaaTAATAAATCACACGAAGTTTTTTAAATGCAAGAAGAATAAGAGTAgaagatttaaaaaattgtggttgaaaatgagaggaaatccctctatttatagtcaacaaagggaggtatgaaaaaatgttttttgtgtcttatctgaaaaaaTCGTGACCTTTCccagaagtcacaaccctttcgaaaagtcacaacttattgaaaaagtcacaactctttggaaaaatcacaatcctttgagagaagtcacaacttatcagaaaagtcacaactcgtctaaaaagtcacaacctaaatTAGGGATATTATACTAATTTAACATtaaagttaggagttcatgcttttaagtatatatatatatatatatatatcgagaattaatattaagaaaataaaattaaggcaAACCTTTGAGAAAAGGTAAATTTTTGTACTAAACCATTAAAGGTAAAACTATTTTTagatcaaattattaattaatgatatttttgtttgattttgcggggttgaataatatttttgacccttttctataaataaaaaagaatacaTAGTTCATGTATCCAGAAAGGAATGACAAAAGTACAGAGGCCAATAAGCTAGTTATCGTTTTTATGGGGAAATGACTCAATCAGTTGGTTACCAGAACTCCTATTTATTGGTGATGATTTGATTCTTACCTTGTAATCCCTCCCCCTTGCTCCCGTTTAAAACTATAATGTATTATAGGGGAAATTATATGCATAAACaaatatatgttaattaattagctaatatagttatagtttgaattaattacggcTTGCATCTTAATTTAGTTGTAATTAcgtcgcctctctcctctcttcctctctcgcctctctcctctctcctcttttattcatatacaaattatatatatgtacatatacaattatatgacagatatacaaatacaattaccctctctccactctctgcccttTCTTGCTCGTCTATCCACCCTCTNAcgtcgcctctctcctctcttcctctctctcgcctctctcctctctcctctctcctcttttatacatatacaaattatatatatgtacatatacgattatatgacagatatacaaatacaattagccTCTCTCCACTCTTTGCCCTTTCTTGCTCGTCTATCCACCCTCTCacaatctcgctcacctctcttcTCCTTCTCCCGATAGACCTCAATAGAAAACTGAATAGTAACAACATCAAGTGATTGAGTTCAGGGTAATCTCGTTCGCCTCTCttctccctctcccaatctcactcgctagatatacacatacatatgtatacagttacatatatacaattatctgataaatatacatatacagttcgcctctctccactctctacCTTCTCTCActcgtctctctcctccctcttctAATCTCACTTGcaagatatacaaatatatatttatatcagtTACATACatacaattatttgacagatatacataaacaattcgcctctctcgctcacctctctcctccctctcccaatctcgctcttCTCTCTCCTtcctctaacatgtagctacgaatcataattagcaaactatagctatagagcaTAATTTGAGCggctatatgtgaaaattcCTCATTATTATGTATGTCAAATTTTATCTTTTgcaataatttttaaagtttttgctttcatttttttaaaaaatgttttatttaaagggaaacttacataaatatactatatatatttttttttacaatttataGCAATAATAGTGTTTTttacttgatcacttttaatacacttataatacaattttaatacatattacaaagaacTATTCATTATTCGCATATAATgcaagttttattgatggataatacatttttcacacattttaatacaattataatagaatgtgtcaatttcttaccaaacaatcataatatatttaaaaaaacagttataatacatatatattgcatacataattcacttttaatacatattgcagatttagcatgatattgatatatattgctataaatggtaataaataaaaaaatatcgctaaaatcagtaattatttattaaaagatactcatccaagtaatttttccttaaacaAACCATCTATCGAAAATAAACTCTCaagtatgttattattattgttatattacttgtaattttatttttttttttgaaagaattgaagtgaaaagaaaaggaaagtatttaatttctttattaaataattcataaaatataaaaaataaatatggaaAGAGAATTCAAGatgtaatttaataaataaaatttgagccCCTACCTCCACCCTTTCCAACACCTGTCATTAGAGTCCACCACGACGATGAAGTTCACCTAACTTATCGACGCATCCAtcgaaaataaatatttgaacatgaaattGAGACGTAAAACTATAGTACCAATCAATTATTATGTCTATTTGTTGTAAATTTCTCATTCAAAAGTGAACACCAAAAAGTTGTTACCCTCATTGAAAGGGCTTTGAAGTAGACAAGGGACCTACTTTAAATTTTTGTAAGACAACTAAAACCTATTAATGTTTGGACATGAATAGACAATTCTATGAATCAAATGACTTTTGGACATGTTGTTAAATAGCTAGAGATAAGATTGATTTCACCTTGTTCACACATTTAACAACTATTTTtgttctaaaaaaaatactatagtaACATGATCATTCTCAAATAATTAAGTTGAGGTCGGTAGTATGAATTGATATTGATTATATTTATCCGGTTAACATTCTCAATACCTTAAAAATTCTCGAGCATTGTAACTGATATCCAACAGTCCCTTATCGAGCGAACCAATAATAAATAGTAGTAAAATCACCCAAAAAGTGAATGTAAATCCAATATAAAGACGATAACATTGTTAATTATTGATAACAATATCTAATTAATACAACATTAAGAATGAAATACGTCAAGAATCATACCAACTCATGAGCATAGAAACTACAtctccaaaatcaatcatatGGATTATGGTGCATTGgtgcttgttttttttttaaaaaaaaaacggaaggatcttatttattaataataaggTTTATCCATACAATTGAGGAACTAATTTGAATGATGTAGTTCCCACAACATCTCTTTCGAGAGCAGATGATACAAAAGAAGGAGATGCTTCTAAAACATAACACtgactacttttcatattcgGATCCTTTGACTTCCTTTCGTATTTGCTAATAGGTCTGACACTATATTAGCCTCCCTCGATATATGCTCCAACGATGATTGGTGTGCTCGAATTAGTATGACATCGTTTGGTATCCCCATATCAATatcaaatgaattttttttaaaatgtaattaaacCAAAAACATTGGATTTAACCCGTGTGATTAGAGATTATGTTAACAATAAAATCGAATTGAAATCCCCATATGAGATATTATTCTTCAAGGTTGTATAAGCTAACTAACCCCCCAACTCATATGTAGAACCTTAATAGTTTTTTactttcattaattaataaaatttggaaTGGCTAGTCCTCACTTAGTCAACtaacatatataaaaacaaatttatttaattggaccattttttaaaatttaaattgagaTATTGATATGTAAATATAGGATGTGTTTGGTAccgagaaaaatattttatctttttatatttgattttatcaaaaaaattgaaaaatattttcttttaagaaaacaagtttctcgaaattaaaaaaatataacttctcTAATTGAAGTTTTGGGAACACAAATTTAGTAAATGACTTTCTACATTTATCGTCTCCTCCCACCCTCTAACATACACACACCACCTCCACCCCCGCTTCCCTGCCCCATATCCTCCTTCCGCACCACTCTCACACTCCTACCTTCCTCTCATCCTTATAGTAATTGCCTAAATTATAtagcaaaaaaaatatacttacatttcaaataaaaataaataaatatatcactaattcttctaaaaaaaattatgaaaaatatttctcttcatACCAAACCAGGGTTTGATTGAGGAAGATATTTAGAAGCACAAAAGTGTTACATTTTCTATCAATATGGTAATGTTACTCAATCATAGAGTTTCATgggtgattttatttttttattgatttaggTGCAGAAATGCATGTGTATTAATGTTAATTTGCCAACATTATTGCTGAATTTGGGCTAATTAATCACTGAATTTAGGGGGTTCAATTGGATATCATCCTTCACGTGTCAAGACCTAATTCAATATTATTAGCGGACAAAcaataaacaattaataaattGTATACAATTATCTTATTGGATTTATTACTTATAATATGGTGGTTTAATACATAGCTAACATTTATTAAAGTAAATTATGTCTGCTTAAAAAATCAGGGGTGGATCTGGTGGGTGGGAAAACTACACTGTATATCCACTCATTAAAAGAACAATcggtaaatatatatttttaatacaaaataatgcatatatattttatatatttaactaGTAAACCATAATAGAGCTAATCttaagaaattaatattttttattatagattacatataaatattctCTAAACAATacgatttaatttatttttatcgaaaatattaataaataaatgaaaaacccCTCTTATATTTTGGATAAGtacatttcctttttttttttgtataaatacaAGTCAATAAGAGAAAAAGATAAGTGGAACTTTTGTCGAGGGCTGTTTTGAGGGCACACACTAATTATGTGAAGTGAGAAATGTTTCATTTGATACATGTGAATGTGacatttttagtttataaataaatttaaaattaccaTCGTTTTTCGAAAATATGATCAGTGAGAATTCATATaaacaattcaataatttaaCATACTTCAAGTTGGAGGAgctattgttattattatctcTCTTTCTTTGCGAGATATTAAAATTATCTctaatatttttccttcttagaagaaaaaataactaTCATATTGTATGATAAATtagcatgattttttttttaatttcttactCATGTCCGATATttatattagatttttttttccatttcccGTAATTCATAATGGAGATAGATTTTAACCATCCACTACATATCCATAagtatttttttgggttttccaCCTGTAGGGAGACTCGAACCTAATAcctctaattaaaaatgaaagaatactTACTATTCCATTTCACTGCAACTCTGGTTGGTCATCACAATTCATATTGATAACCTGAAAAATCTTTCTAAATGTGGATATCAacacaaaattttcaaagttacatATATGgggaaaatataataaaagcaAATTAACACAAGAGTGTGATTGCTACTCCTATTGTGGACCAAAAAGCAAAAAACAAAAGTCACGGAAAAGGCCTAAATTCACCAAAATTATTGCACGTGAAAtattgttaaaataaataatccaAACAAATTCCCTAACAAATTTCTAATCTTTGATTGCCCCCTCAATTTTTGAccaattattgaatttattgGCCAATATCATTTTCAGAGTCTACTTTATTATTCAATAATTTGCAGCTTGAGGACCCCTTCTTTCACTTTACAgcacttattattattattattattattattattattattattattattacaccAAACTTTCACCTAAAATGGACAAAAAAGGaggaaattaaagaaagaagaaggcaAGTTAACATTCCTATGGtagattaaaataaattaaaataatactttttatataatgtGATAATATTGTTGATTGATCTACGAATATATCTCCTTTTAGGTTACtagtataattttgttattattattattattaaaagtgaTGTCAATTATAGACATTTAAAAGttacttattaaaaataattttagactTGATCtaatatttacttttatataatgCTTAACCTTGTAGATAATATATTAGATTATTGTCAAATGTTTGCAATAACTTACACATTTTGGATCATCATCTAACGTCTCTCACAAGATTCTtaaattggtttggtttggtttataaatttaaaaatccaacacaaatgatttgatttgatatttgaaaaactcaaacCAATCCGACTATGTACACCCCTAGAAAATAGTATGAGTTGTCAAAGCGTCTGACAAATAAGTTGGAGAAGATTTGTATTTGATTATCCAAAAAGTAAATCTAGAATAAGGAATTTGGcatttaattttaacaaatgcAGAAATTTAATTGTGCTAAGAAGGAATTTGGCGCTTAATTTCGTATTTCAtttattctaatttatgtgatactttcTAAAAAAAGAGTAACAATACAGTTAATGCTAACGCAAAATCAtacgaaaaaaatgaaataaccaAAATTTCGACATAATCATGTTTTCATTGAAGAAACTTCAGGTAATTAGACGACTTGATTAAGGAGATGCAAAAATAGAACTTTAGATTCATCATATGCTCCAAATAATCAAATatcatcatataaattgagtCGAAAAgaataatatcataaaatatttttataaatatacatAGAATTTTAACAGACAACCCATGCCAATCTAATACCTGCCACTCTCATTCCCATGCCAAACCTATTTATtctatatttctaaaaaaaaggaCAAGTTCCAAAGTTCGAGAAAgaatttcttaaactttttaattaaatttaattttttaaagaatataatattccattttataattacatatatttttggaaaagattatactccctttgtcccttATTACAtgttcactttttcttttataattgtccctaattacttgtctattttgacaaatcaagaaatgacaaaataattttacctattatactctcaattaattactttgaaaatggtagaatttcttgaaaatcttaaatttttagtccatccactttataattaataggggtaaaatggtaaacttactatgtcaataattgtgttcttaataggtgtgtcaattcaaaagtggacaagtaattagggacagagaaaGTAGcaagtaaaaacattttttatcccatcccataaatcataataatgaTTAAACACATTGAAATTGAGTATTAATTTTTACTGctatatattgataatataatttctttttcgcttaatatattatttagtcgtctaaaagataataataataataataataataattattattattattattactattgttAGAGATAACTTTATAAAAGttgaattattaataatatgaaAACAGAAAAAGCAAGACATGTTATATGCTATAACATGTGTATATAAGCTAAGCtaaatcttctttttcttttgtccaCATCCCTTGGCCCCTACTTTGTCCTAAAATTCCAGTTCAATCACCCCACTTCCCATACTTAGAGGGTGGTTGGacataaaaattgtaaaaaaaattaattttttaaaaatttaatttatttcttatattttgatttaataaaaagttttaaaaagtaagattttcttaaagaaaattcATGGTATTAAATTAAAGACatgtcaaatatatcaaaatgacATTTAATCTTGCCATTTTAAATATGACATATTCTCATTTGATGTTCAATACTTGTATTAAAGCTGACCACCGTGAAGTTTTACATTAAGGAGTGAAATACTTCAAtgatttcatatctaaaatttaaacTCAAAGCTTCCGATCAGAAATGAATGAGTGATTATCGCTTCACCAGATTCTCTCACACTCACTCttgcctatatatatatataagtctTCTTATTCTTATTACATATACATCCTTATGTAACTTCACTCTCTCTATTCTCCTTTCTACTTCATCTTTCTTcccaaaaaacaaacaaaaataactaatttcttttctattttctccCAAATCACAAACAATGATAAGTTGGCATGATCTTTACGTCGTCTTGACAGCCGTTGTTCCTCTATATGTCGCCATGATCTTAGCCTACGGCTCGGTCCGGTGGTGGAAAATCTTCTCACCGGACCAATGCTCAGGGATCAACAGATTTGTAGCCATTTTCGCGGTCCCATTATTGTCATTTCACTTCATTTCTATGAACAATCCATATGAAATGAATTTTCGATTCATTGCAGCTGACACACTACaaaaagtaatcatgttaatAGTGTTATGCATTTGGTCTAACGTGACCAAAAATGGAAGTCTTGAATGGAGTATaacaattttttctctttcgACACTTCCAAATACACTTGTTATGGGAATTCCATTATTGATAGCTATGTATGGTGAGTATTCAGGTAGTTTAATGGTACAAGTTGTGGTGTTACAATGTATAATATGGTAtacattattgttatttttattcgaatttcGCGGTGCTAAGATGTTGATCATGGAACAATTCCCAGAAACAGCAGGGGAAATTGTTTCATTTAAGGTTGAATCTGATGTTGTTTCGTTAGATGGACAAGATTTTCTTGAAACTGATGCTGAATTGGGACAAGATGGGAAACTTCATGTCACGGTACGTAAGTCGAATGTGTCTAGAAGGTCATTTGCTATGACACCTAGACCGTCAAATCTTACTGGGGCTGAAATTTATAGCTTGAATTCGTCTAGAAATCCGACCCCACGAGGGTCGAATTTCAATCACACTGATTTCTATGCGATGATGGGGTTTCCAGGAAGGTTATCGAATTTTGGTCCGGTTGATACAACTCCTAGACAATCTAATTTCGAGGAAAATTGTACTCAGGGAGCTCTAACGAGCTCCCCTAAATTTGGGTTTTACCCTGCACAGTCTAATTATCCAGCCCCAAATCCGGAAATTGCTTCTATAGTTCCTAAAAACACGAAAAATCAACAGCAATTACAAGTACATTCGCAGCACCAGCaccagcagcaacaacaacagaATGGTAAAGCTAGTCATGATGCTAAGGAGCTCCACATGTTTGTGTGGAGCTCTAGTGCTTCACCAGTGTCGGAGGCCGCAGGCCTCCATGTGTTCGGTGGCACAGATTTTAGTGCCAACGAACAATCTTGTCAGTCTGATGGTGCTAAAGAAATTAGAATGTTGGTATCTGATCACCCTCAAATTGGGGATAATAaaggtatattttattttttgttttttacgGTATTTTGTTGACGGTCAATTTATCGCAacctttttatattatttgatttttttatatatatttttaaagtcaTTTCCCAAGATTTTGGTGGCGAAGAATTCAGCTTTGATGGTGCTGGTGGTGGTGATGGAAAGAATAAAGacgaaaagaaagaagaaaaagagggtcTCACCGGACTACACACCGGGGCTACCGGAGTCCAAGATTCCGGTACCGGAAAACAAATGCCTCCGGCAAGTGTTATGACTCGTTTGATTTTAATCATGGTTTGGCGTAAGCTTATCCGAAACCCGAACACGTATTCGAGTCTCATTGGTTTGATTTGGTCCCTAATCTCGTATAGGTAAGCTAATTAAtagattaataaaattattaatttccacTAATctttaaacattttaaattaattagggcaatttttattttttttaaaattaattaattaagttttgtTTTTGTCGTGTTTTTGTAGGTGGCATGTGCATATGcctaaaataatagagaaatCAATCTCTATTCTCTCTGACGCTGGCCTTGGAATGGCTATGTTTAGCTTAGGTGAGTAGTCAAACTTGACAATTGGTATACCTAAATTTTTACTTATATTGGCGAGAGTTCGATTCCCATTTTATAATTCCCTCTTTCGACGTAAGAATCTAAAAAAAGAGTATACAAGTATATGGTAATGTTGAAGTCGATCAAATAGTACTAGTAAGAGTAGACATTAAAATTACCACCAACAATTGAgactaagtttttttttgttttttttaactaaatgttgaaaatttgagttttgggtATGATTTTATATTTGGTAGGAAATAGTTTTAtgacaattttaattttttcaacgTGAATTTAAATTTCATCGAATTTTTGGACATGTTGTGTGGTAGGTTTGTTTATGGCCCTTCAACCGAAGATAATAGCATGTGGGAACACGGTGGCTACTTTTGCAATGGCAGTAAGATTTCTTACTGGCCCAGCAGTTATGGCTGCCGCTTCTATTATCGTTGGCTTACGTGGTACACTCCTCCATGTTGCGATTGTGCAGGTAATGACGGAGTCggaattttaatttataaaagttttaaaaaatttaactctttttttttattatactcGAGTTTTAGATTTATATATGTTAAATAACATTTCGAATACAAC
This genomic window contains:
- the LOC125857183 gene encoding auxin efflux carrier component 3-like isoform X1 translates to MISWHDLYVVLTAVVPLYVAMILAYGSVRWWKIFSPDQCSGINRFVAIFAVPLLSFHFISMNNPYEMNFRFIAADTLQKVIMLIVLCIWSNVTKNGSLEWSITIFSLSTLPNTLVMGIPLLIAMYGEYSGSLMVQVVVLQCIIWYTLLLFLFEFRGAKMLIMEQFPETAGEIVSFKVESDVVSLDGQDFLETDAELGQDGKLHVTVRKSNVSRRSFAMTPRPSNLTGAEIYSLNSSRNPTPRGSNFNHTDFYAMMGFPGRLSNFGPVDTTPRQSNFEENCTQGALTSSPKFGFYPAQSNYPAPNPEIASIVPKNTKNQQQLQVHSQHQHQQQQQQNGKASHDAKELHMFVWSSSASPVSEAAGLHVFGGTDFSANEQSCQSDGAKEIRMLVSDHPQIGDNKVISQDFGGEEFSFDGAGGGDGKNKDEKKEEKEGLTGLHTGATGVQDSGTGKQMPPASVMTRLILIMVWRKLIRNPNTYSSLIGLIWSLISYRWHVHMPKIIEKSISILSDAGLGMAMFSLGLFMALQPKIIACGNTVATFAMAVRFLTGPAVMAAASIIVGLRGTLLHVAIVQAALPQGIVPFVFAKEYNVHPAILSTAVIFGMLIALPITLVYYIILGL
- the LOC125857183 gene encoding auxin efflux carrier component 3-like isoform X2 — translated: MISWHDLYVVLTAVVPLYVAMILAYGSVRWWKIFSPDQCSGINRFVAIFAVPLLSFHFISMNNPYEMNFRFIAADTLQKVIMLIVLCIWSNVTKNGSLEWSITIFSLSTLPNTLVMGIPLLIAMYGEYSGSLMVQVVVLQCIIWYTLLLFLFEFRGAKMLIMEQFPETAGEIVSFKVESDVVSLDGQDFLETDAELGQDGKLHVTVRKSNVSRRSFAMTPRPSNLTGAEIYSLNSSRNPTPRGSNFNHTDFYAMMGFPGRLSNFGPVDTTPRQSNFEENCTQGALTSSPKFGFYPAQSNYPAPNPEIASIVPKNTKNQQQLQVHSQHQHQQQQQQNGKASHDAKELHMFVWSSSASPVSEAAGLHVFGGTDFSANEQSCQSDGAKEIRMLVSDHPQIGDNKDFGGEEFSFDGAGGGDGKNKDEKKEEKEGLTGLHTGATGVQDSGTGKQMPPASVMTRLILIMVWRKLIRNPNTYSSLIGLIWSLISYRWHVHMPKIIEKSISILSDAGLGMAMFSLGLFMALQPKIIACGNTVATFAMAVRFLTGPAVMAAASIIVGLRGTLLHVAIVQAALPQGIVPFVFAKEYNVHPAILSTAVIFGMLIALPITLVYYIILGL